The following are encoded together in the Macadamia integrifolia cultivar HAES 741 chromosome 10, SCU_Mint_v3, whole genome shotgun sequence genome:
- the LOC122092338 gene encoding dual specificity tyrosine-phosphorylation-regulated kinase mbk-2-like: protein MITGGKRALGSSWLSVSQGITEDNSDLVSGFATVGDGMSESVDYPNDYWDSDEYDDDEDVGYMRQPIEDETWFLSHEIDYPSDNEKGIVHENVPDQQERSPTKDEDDDQSFAEDCCFSGERYFQGRNIGQVGASDDPMGLSISEIYGRNDENELIAQYDEQLMDDEELNLMRAEPVWQGFVTQTNDLIMLSNGRVPNEGERPRPDDLCMDDDQRGSVRSIGVGINSDAADIGSEVLESLVGGSSEGDLEYFQDHDVGIGVSRHLQHDTNKRYLDGLNRDKRRVAKQHSDKYIMGNDKVAPVTANYGDIGFSFPPPRGGDSMQANSSKLLLSGRETAVTGDEMDDCGKGLIGTDDMLATWKRRSSDSSPVKSSRDEKNANVTRSGNSTASTVSDYGYTEGEHGKKGEEDKASDVRDEDPVITLEDEEAAAVQEQVRQIKAQEEEFETFNLKIVHRKNRTGFEEDKNFHVVLNSVIAGRYHVTEYLGSAAFSKAIQAHDLHTGMDVCVKIIKNNKDFFDQSLDEIKLLKFVNKHDPGDKYHILRLYDYFYFREHLLIVCELLKANLYEFHKFNRESGGEVYFTMPRLQSITIQCLEALQFLHGLGLIHCDLKPENILVKSYSRCEVKVIDLGSSCFETDHLCSYVQSRSYRAPEVILGLPYDKKIDMWSLGCILAELCTGNVSYIRPLHCCITIINFPFIMFLIKKTTIIPSKCSKS from the exons ATGATAACAGGTGGAAAGAGGGCTCTTGGAAGTAGTTGGCTTTCTGTAAGTCAGGGCATTACCGAGGATAATTCTGATTTAGTTTCTGGTTTCGCTACAGTTGGTGATGGCATGAGTGAGTCAGTTGACTATCCAAATGATTATTGGGACTCTGACGAGTATGATGATGACGAGGATGTGGGATACATGAGACAACCAATTGAAGATGAAACCTGGTTTCTGTCTCATGAAATTGACTATCCAAGCGACAATGAAAAAGGAATAGTGCATGAGAATGTTCCAGATCAGCAGGAAAGGAGTCCAACAAAAGACGAGGATGATGATCAATCTTTTGCTGAGGACTGTTGCTTCTCTGGTGAGCGATATTTTCAGGGAAGAAATATTGGACAAGTTGGTGCTTCAGATGATCCTATGGGGCTTTCAATCTCTGAAATTTATGGAAGGAATGATGAAAATGAGCTAATAGCTCAATATGATGAGCAATTGATGGATGACGAGGAACTAAACTTGATGCGTGCAGAGCCTGTTTGGCAGGGCTTTGTTACACAGACAAATGATCTTATCATGTTAAGCAATGGAAGAGTTCCTAATGAGGGTGAAAGGCCTCGACCAGATGATCTCTGTATGGATGATGATCAGCGTGGTTCTGTTAGATCTATTGGTGTGGGTATCAACAGTGATGCCGCTGATATAGGCAGTGAAGTACTGGAAAGCTTGGTTGGAGGAAGCAGTGAAGGAGATTTGGAATACTTCCAAGATCATGATGTTGGCATTGGTGTGTCCCGACATTTGCAGCATGACACGAATAAGAGATATCTTGATGGATTAAATAGGGACAAGAGAAGGGTAGCTAAGCAGCATTCTGATAAGTACATTATGGGGAATGACAAGGTTGCCCCCGTGACTGCAAATTATGGTGATattggattttcttttcctccccCAAGAGGTGGGGACTCAATGCAGGCTAACTCTAGTAAATTGTTATTGTCAGGCAGGGAAACTGCTGTTACTGGGGATGAAATGGATGATTGTGGCAAAGGTTTGATCGGGACTGATGACATGCTTGCCACATGGAAGCGGAGGAGCAGTGATTCATCACCTGTCAAGAGTTCTAGGGATGAAAAAAATGCCAATGTTACAAGGTCAGGAAATTCTACTGCTTCAACAGTCTCAGACTATGGGTACACAGAAGGAGAACATGGTAAGAAAGGTGAAGAAGACAAAGCTAGTGATGTAAGAGATGAAGATCCAGTGATCACATTAGAGGATGAAGAGGCGGCAGCTGTACAGGAGCAAGTGAGACAGATTAAGGCCCAGGAGGAAGAATTTGAAACTTTTAACCTAAAGATTGTTCATAGGAAAAACAG AACTGGCTTTGAGGAGGATAAAAACTTCCATGTTGTTCTAAATTCTGTAATTGCTGGGCGGTATCATGTTACAGAATATCTTGGATCAGCAGCATTCAGTAAAGCCATTCAAGCACATGACTTGCACACAGGAATGGATGTGTGTGTGAAAATTATAAAGAAcaacaaagatttttttgatCAGAGCCTTGATGAAATAAAGCTTCTCAAGTTTGTCAACAAGCATGACCCTGGTGACAAGTACCATATACTACGGTTGTACGATTACTTCTATTTTCGA GAGCATTTGCTGATCGTATGTGAACTTCTTAAGGCAAATTTATATGAATTTCACAAATTCAATAGGGAATCTGGAGGCGAGGTTTACTTTACAATGCCAAGGTTGCAG TCAATAACCATTCAGTGTTTGGAGGCTCTTCAATTTTTGCATGGTCTTGGCCTTATTCATTGTGATTTGAAGCCTGAGAATATTTTGGTAAAGAGCTACAGTAGATGTGAGGTGAAGGTCATAGACCTTGGAAGTAGCTGCTTCGAAACAGATCATCTCTGCTCGTATGTTCAATCTAGGTCTTATCGTGCACCAGAGGTTATCTTGGGGCTTCCTTATGATAAGAAGATAGATATGTGGTCACTAGGATGCATCTTGGCAGAACTTTGTACCGGAAATGTAAGTTATATAAGACCTCTTCATTGCTGCATCACCATtatcaattttccttttattatgtTTCTGATCAAGAAGACAACAATTATTCCCAGTAAGTGTTCAAAGAGTTGA